The Mycolicibacterium duvalii DNA window CGACGTCGAGGTCGGCGGCAGCCCGATGATGCACGACTTCTCCCTGACCGAGAACCACGTCGTGTTCTACGACCTGCCGGTCACCTTCGACGCGCGAGAGGCGGTCTCGATGACTGTGCCGCGTGCCCTCCGGCTGCCGGCGCGGATCGTGTTGTCGGCGGTGATCGGCCGGATCCGCGTGCCCGATCCGATCGCCGCGCGGCTGCCGTCCGGCGACCCCGCCGACCGGCGCTTCCCGTACTCGTGGAACCCGCGCTACCCGGCCCGGGTCGGTGTGATGCCGCGTTCGGGCGGCAGTGCCGATGTCCGCTGGTTCGATGTCGAACCCTGCTACGTCTTTCACCCGCTCAATGCCTACGACGACGGCGACACCGTGGTCCTCGACGTCGTCCGCCACCCGAAGATGTTCGACACCGACCGCCGTGGCCCCAACGAGGGCCCGCCGGCGCTGGAGCGCTGGACCGTCGACCTCGCCGACAACAAGGTGCGCCAGACCCGGCTCGATGACCGCGGCCAGGAGTTCCCGCGCGTCGACGAGCGGCTGGTGGGCAGGCGGCACCGTTACGGCTATACCGCGGCGTTCGGGGTGGAAGGCCAGCCCGGCGACGCCCTGCTCAAGCACGACTTCGTCGGCCATAACAGCGCGGTGCGCCACTTCGGCGAGCACAAGGCCATGAGCGAGTTCGTGTTCGAACCGTCGAGACCCGACGCGGCCGAGGATGACGGCGTGCTCATGGGATACGTCTACGACCGCAGCACCGACCGCAGCGAGCTGGCCATCCTCGACGCGCAAACCCTTGATGAGCTCGCCGCGATCGAGCTGCCCCACCGGGTCCCCGCCGGATTCCACGGCAACTGGGTGCCCGCCTGAGGACGGGGGGGTCTGGGCCGCGCGTGACAGATGTTCTAAGTTCTGCTACATGACTGCCTACGATGTCGGAGTCCTGATCCTGCGAGTGGTCCTGGGTCTGACCATGGCCGCGCACGGCTACAACAAATTTTTCGGTAAAGGTGGCCTCAAGGGGACCGCCGGCTGGTTCGACAGCATGGGCATGAAGCCGGGCATGTTCCACGCCCGCGTGGCGGCCACCACCGAGATGGCCGCCGGCATCGGGCTGGCGGTGGGTCTGCTCACCCCGGTCCCGGCAGCCGGCTTCGTCGCGTTGATGCTGGTGGCGGCGTGGACGGTGCACAAGCCCAACGGGTTCTTCATCGTCAAGGAGGGCTGGGAGTACAACCTGGTGCTGGCCGTGTCGGCGATAGCGGTGGCCACCGTCGGCGCCGGCAAGCTCAGCCTGGATCACCTGTTGTTCTCCGGCAGCGCCTTCTACGACTACCTGCACGGATGGTGGGGGCTGCTCATCGCGACGGTGCTGGGCCTGGCCGGCGGCATCGGGCAGCTGGCGATCTTCTACCGCCCGCCGGCCAAGCAGGACGTCTAGTCCCGCGATCGTGCGGTCTCCTTCGCTGCACCCGGCGTATCGCGGATGAAACGGCACAATCAGCGCAGCAGAAACTGGAACACGTTCTAGTCTGACCGGCATGGGTTTTCTCAAACAGGACGCGCCCGTCGTCGACTACGCGGAATGGAGCAAGGGCAGCCGCGCCGAGCGGATCGTGCCGATGGCCCGGCACTGGGCCGAGGTGGGCTTCGGCACACCGGTGGTGCTGCACCTGTTCTACGTCGTCAAGATCCTGTTGTACGTGCTGGGCGCGTGGCTGGTGGTGCTCACCACCACGGGGGTTGATGGGTTCACCAACGTCGCCGAGTGGTACCACGAGCCGATCGTGTACCAGAAGGTCGTCTTCTACACGATGCTGTTCGAGGTCGTCGGCCTCGGCTGCGGCTTCGGCCCGCTCAACAACCGGTTCTTCCCGCCGATGGGCTCGATCCTCTACTGGTTGCGGCCGAAGACGATCCGGCTGCCACCGTGGCCGGGCCGGATCCCGCTGACCGCGGGCGACACCCGCACCCCGTTCGACGTCGCGCTGTATGCGGCCCTGCTGGTGCTGCTGGTCGTCGCCCTCTTCTCCGACGGCGCCGGCCCGATCCCGGAGCTGGGCAGCGAGATCGGTGTGCTGCCGGTGTGGCAGACCGCGGCCATCCTGGCGGTGCTCGCGGTGGCGGGGCTGCGCGACAAGGTGATCTTCCTGGCCGCGCGCGGTGAGGTCTACGGATCGCTGGCGGTGTGCTTCCTGTTCAGCGGCGCCGACATCGTCATCGCGGCCAAGCTGGTGTGCCTGGTGATCTGGATGGGTGCGGCGACATCCAAACTCAACAAGCACTTCCCGTTCGTCATCTCCACGATGATGAGCAACAACCCGGTGATCCGGCCGCGCTCGATCAAGCGCAAGTTCTTCGAGCGTTTTCCCGACGATCTGCGGCCGGGCCGCGCGTCTCGGGTGCTGGCGCACTTCTCGACGGCGATCGAGATGCTGGTGCCGCTGGTGCTGTTCTTCTCCCACGGCGGATGGGCGACGGCCATCGCGGCCTTCGTGATGCTCGTCTTCCACTTCGGCATCCTGTCGGCGATCCCGATGGGAGTGCCGTTGGAGTGGAACGTCTTCATGATGTTCAGCGTGCTGGCGCTGTTCGTCGGCAACGCCGGGATCGGGCTCTCCGACCTGGAATCGCCGTGGCCGCTGGTGCTCTTCGCGGTGGTGGCCGGCACCGTCGTGGTCGGGAACCTGTTCCCGCGCAAGGTGTCGTTCCTGCCCGGCATGCGCTACTACGCCGGCAACTGGGACACCTCGCTGTGGTGCGTGAAACCGTCTGCCGCACAGAAGATCACCGACGGCATCGTCGCGATCGCGAGCATGCCCGCCGCGCAGATGGAGAAGTTCTACGGCAGCAAGGAGACCGCCGAGGTCTACCAGTACATGGGCTATGCGTTCCGGTCGTTCAACACCCATGGCCGGGCGATGTTCACGCTCGCGCACCGCCTCATGGCCGATGGGAACGAGGACGATTACGTGCTGACCGATGGCGAACGGATCTGCAGCACCGCCATCGGATGGAACTTCGGCGACGGGCACATGCACAACGAGCAATTGATCACCGCCCTGCAGAAGCGGTGCCGTTTCGAGCCCGGCGAGGTGCGGGTGCTTCTGCTCGACGCGCAGCCCATCCACCGGCAGCGCCAGCAGTACCGGCTCGTCGACGCCGCCACCGGGGAATTCGAGCGGGGGTACGTGATGGTCGCCGACATGGTCACGCGCCAGCCGTGGGATGACACCGTCCCGGTGCATGTCACCTGGCAGAAGGATGCCGCCGACGCGTGAGGTCAGATCGACCCTCGAGATCTACGTTTTGCAGGCCGGCTCTCGGACTTTGTCTGCAAAAGGTGGATCTCGATGATGCGCGTTTCGGACCGGCTAGCCCATCACATCGCGGACGGGCACGCTCTCCAGCCCGGCCAGCAGCAGCTCGCGGGTCTTGTCGAGGTGCTTGCGCCAGTGCGCTTCGGCGCCGGCGGCGTCACCGGCCCGCAGGAACTGCATCAGCCGGCGGTAAGACCGCAGCAGTGTCTCGTAGTCGGCCTTGGAGACCGGCCGGCGCTCCTTGAACACGAACGCCGTATGGCGGACCGTGATCTCGTGCAGCATGCCGGCGATGATGCCCAGCGTCGCGTTGCCCGACAACTGCACCACCCGCAAATGGAAGGCGCCCGTGGTCTCGGCCAATCGTTCCGACCGCCACCCCTCACTGATCAGCGCCTCGAGCATCTCCTCGAGTTCGTCGAACGCCTCGGCCGATCCGGACTCGGCCAGCAGCCGGGCCGCCATCGGCTCGATACCCGACTTCGCGGTCAAAAGATCGGCGATCGTCGCGCCGGAGAGCTCCAGCAGCAGACCGGCGGGACGGGCCACCACCTCGGGTCCGGGGACCCGCACCCGGGCGCCGGTGCGCGAGCCGCGGCGCACCTCGACCAGGCGCTCGGACTCCAGCACCCGCACCGCTTCGCGCAGCGTCGGCCGGCTCACCCCGAAATGAGCCATCAGCTCGGCCTCGTTGGGCAGGAAGTCGCCGTCCTTGAGCTGGCCGTCGACGACCATGCGCCGCAGCGTCCCCGCCACCAGCTCGGCGGTTTTGGGGGAGCGGACGGCCGAGCCCGCACTGGCGGCGTGGGGCCCGATCATCGGGGCCAGCCGGGTGCTTCGCGTCACAATTTCTCCCCAACGAGCATGCATCTGAACAGCCAGGTCAGCTGTAGAACTCAGTAAACCATCTCGGTGGATGGCTGGGCCGACAACGCCGGCGGCGCCAGCCTCCTAGAGCAGGTTGACTTAGTAAACCTTGTTTGTCTAGTTTCGGGGAAAACGTTCTCACACGCTCGAAGGAGACAAATCCCATGGCTGAAGCCGTCATCGTCGAGGCCGTCCGCTCCCCGGTCGGGAAGCGCAACGGTGCGCTGTCGGGGATTCACCCGGCCGAGCTGTCGGCCCAGGTCCTCAACGGCCTGGTGGAGCGCGCCGGAGTCGACCCGGCGCTGGTCGACGACGTGATCTGGGGCTGTGTCATGCAGGCCGGCGAGCAGGCCCTCGACATCGCGCGCACCGCGGTACTGAGCGCCGGATGGCCCGAGACCGTCCCGGGCGTGACCGTGGACCGCCAGTGCGGTTCCAGCCAGCAGTCGCTGCACTTCGCGGTCGCCG harbors:
- a CDS encoding carotenoid oxygenase family protein, producing MSNPYLEGAFAPLSEEVTLTELTVRGQIPEYLDGRYLRNGPNPVGEVDPELYHWFLGDGMVHGIRLRDGRAQWYRNRWVRSPLVAKALGEPLRADHFGASPLGANTNVIGHAGKTLALVEGGVANYELTDELDTVGVCDFDGTLSGGYTAHPKRDPATGELHAVSYSMLRGNTVQYSVIGTDRRARKVVDVEVGGSPMMHDFSLTENHVVFYDLPVTFDAREAVSMTVPRALRLPARIVLSAVIGRIRVPDPIAARLPSGDPADRRFPYSWNPRYPARVGVMPRSGGSADVRWFDVEPCYVFHPLNAYDDGDTVVLDVVRHPKMFDTDRRGPNEGPPALERWTVDLADNKVRQTRLDDRGQEFPRVDERLVGRRHRYGYTAAFGVEGQPGDALLKHDFVGHNSAVRHFGEHKAMSEFVFEPSRPDAAEDDGVLMGYVYDRSTDRSELAILDAQTLDELAAIELPHRVPAGFHGNWVPA
- a CDS encoding DoxX family protein, with protein sequence MTAYDVGVLILRVVLGLTMAAHGYNKFFGKGGLKGTAGWFDSMGMKPGMFHARVAATTEMAAGIGLAVGLLTPVPAAGFVALMLVAAWTVHKPNGFFIVKEGWEYNLVLAVSAIAVATVGAGKLSLDHLLFSGSAFYDYLHGWWGLLIATVLGLAGGIGQLAIFYRPPAKQDV
- a CDS encoding FadR/GntR family transcriptional regulator, whose protein sequence is MTRSTRLAPMIGPHAASAGSAVRSPKTAELVAGTLRRMVVDGQLKDGDFLPNEAELMAHFGVSRPTLREAVRVLESERLVEVRRGSRTGARVRVPGPEVVARPAGLLLELSGATIADLLTAKSGIEPMAARLLAESGSAEAFDELEEMLEALISEGWRSERLAETTGAFHLRVVQLSGNATLGIIAGMLHEITVRHTAFVFKERRPVSKADYETLLRSYRRLMQFLRAGDAAGAEAHWRKHLDKTRELLLAGLESVPVRDVMG
- a CDS encoding DUF3556 domain-containing protein — encoded protein: MGFLKQDAPVVDYAEWSKGSRAERIVPMARHWAEVGFGTPVVLHLFYVVKILLYVLGAWLVVLTTTGVDGFTNVAEWYHEPIVYQKVVFYTMLFEVVGLGCGFGPLNNRFFPPMGSILYWLRPKTIRLPPWPGRIPLTAGDTRTPFDVALYAALLVLLVVALFSDGAGPIPELGSEIGVLPVWQTAAILAVLAVAGLRDKVIFLAARGEVYGSLAVCFLFSGADIVIAAKLVCLVIWMGAATSKLNKHFPFVISTMMSNNPVIRPRSIKRKFFERFPDDLRPGRASRVLAHFSTAIEMLVPLVLFFSHGGWATAIAAFVMLVFHFGILSAIPMGVPLEWNVFMMFSVLALFVGNAGIGLSDLESPWPLVLFAVVAGTVVVGNLFPRKVSFLPGMRYYAGNWDTSLWCVKPSAAQKITDGIVAIASMPAAQMEKFYGSKETAEVYQYMGYAFRSFNTHGRAMFTLAHRLMADGNEDDYVLTDGERICSTAIGWNFGDGHMHNEQLITALQKRCRFEPGEVRVLLLDAQPIHRQRQQYRLVDAATGEFERGYVMVADMVTRQPWDDTVPVHVTWQKDAADA